The proteins below are encoded in one region of Sminthopsis crassicaudata isolate SCR6 chromosome 1, ASM4859323v1, whole genome shotgun sequence:
- the GPN3 gene encoding GPN-loop GTPase 3, translating into MPRYAQLVMGPAGSGKSTYCHTMVQHCETLNRSVQVVNLDPAAEHFSYPVMADIRELIEVDDVMEDDSLRFGPNGGLVFCMEYFANNFDWLESCLGHVEDDYILFDCPGQIELYTHLPVMKQLVERLQQWEFRVCGVFLVDSQFMVESFKFISGVMAALSAMVSLEIPQINIMTKMDLLSKNAKKEIEKFLDPDMYSLIEDSTGILRSKKFQKLTNAICGLIDDYSMVRFLPYDQSDEESMNIVLQHIDFTIQYGEDLEFKEPKENEEDSSSMFDEYFQDLGNK; encoded by the exons ATGCCTCGATACGCGCAGCTGGTGATGGGCCCCGCCGGCAGCGGAAAG AGCACGTACTGTCACACCATGGTCCAGCACTGTGAAACCCTCAACCGCTCCGTCCAAGTGGTGAACCTGGATCCTGCAGCCGAGCACTTCAGCTACCCTGTGATGGCAG ACATCCGGGAGCTGATTGAGGTGGATGACGTCATGGAGGATGACTCCCTGAGGTTTGGCCCCAACGGCGGCTTGGTCTTCTGCATGGAGTACTTTGCCAACAACTTTGACTGGCTGGAGAGCTGTCTCGGGCACGTGGAAGACGACTACATTCTCTTTGACTGTCCAG GCCAGATCGAGCTCTACACTCACCTGCCCGTGATGAAGCAGCTGGTGGAGCGCCTGCAGCAGTGGGAGTTCCGCGTCTGTGGGGTGTTTCTGGTGGACTCTCAGTTTATGGTGGAGTCGTTCAAG TTTATCTCCGGGGTCATGGCAGCCCTCAGCGCAATGGTGTCTCTGGAAATCCCACAGATTAACATTATGACCAAGATGGACCTGCTGAGTaagaatgcaaagaaagaaatagaaaa GTTCCTTGATCCTGACATGTATTCTTTAATAGAAGATTCTACAGGTATATTAAGAAGCAAAAAATTCCAAAAGTTGACTAATGCCATCTGTGGATTG ATCGACGACTACAGTATGGTCCGGTTTTTGCCCTATGACCAGTCAGATGAAGAAAGCATGAACATTGTCCTACAGCATATTGACTTCACCATTCAGTATGGAGAAGACTTGGAATTTAAAGAACCAAAG